The following are encoded in a window of Tautonia marina genomic DNA:
- a CDS encoding carboxylate-amine ligase: MAERLEFVRNNWPSLGVEIELQLVDAQTLALRNAIGDILPEVPSALTERVKPEIMQCYLEINTEICQTAADVSRDLSEKLSVVEQIVERHGLRLFWAATHPFSHWHEQQISPDDRYHGLVDLLQETARRLVTFGLHVHVGVDSGDKAIMICDRMLRHLPTLLALSANSPFWSGRNTGLHSQRSKVMDDLPTAGLPPVMRNWSEYVWLLNHLIDTGFIRSLREVWWDIRPHHNFGTVEVRVCDMPPDLPTVVGLAALIQCLVRDLSRQIDEGTYLPDGHPFMNRQNKWRACRYGMAAELVDPFTAEARPVRRIVADLVETLIRRGVPEELGCLRELETVLDMAEQPTGSERQVAIFEQTGDLHQVVRQMLDRRPFEPLTTS; encoded by the coding sequence ATGGCCGAGCGTCTGGAATTCGTTCGCAACAACTGGCCAAGCCTCGGCGTCGAGATCGAGCTTCAACTCGTCGATGCGCAAACGCTCGCCCTGCGCAATGCCATCGGCGACATTCTCCCTGAGGTTCCCTCGGCTCTGACCGAGCGGGTCAAGCCAGAGATCATGCAATGTTATCTGGAGATCAATACCGAGATCTGCCAGACCGCCGCCGACGTCAGCCGCGACCTTTCGGAAAAGCTCAGCGTTGTCGAGCAAATCGTCGAGCGTCACGGCCTTCGCCTGTTCTGGGCCGCCACGCATCCCTTCTCGCACTGGCACGAACAGCAAATCTCTCCCGACGACCGTTACCACGGACTCGTCGACTTGCTTCAGGAAACGGCCCGGCGCCTTGTCACCTTCGGCCTTCACGTTCACGTCGGGGTCGATTCCGGCGACAAGGCCATCATGATCTGCGACCGGATGCTCCGACACTTGCCGACCTTACTTGCCCTCTCGGCCAATAGCCCCTTCTGGTCCGGACGCAATACCGGCCTGCACTCGCAGCGCAGCAAGGTCATGGACGACCTTCCCACCGCCGGACTTCCTCCCGTGATGCGGAACTGGAGCGAGTATGTCTGGCTCCTGAACCACCTGATCGACACCGGCTTCATTCGCAGCCTTCGGGAAGTCTGGTGGGACATCCGCCCGCACCACAACTTCGGCACCGTCGAGGTGCGCGTCTGCGACATGCCGCCCGACCTGCCGACCGTCGTGGGCCTGGCAGCCTTGATTCAATGTCTCGTCCGCGATCTCTCCCGGCAAATCGACGAGGGAACCTATCTGCCCGACGGCCACCCGTTTATGAACCGCCAGAACAAGTGGCGCGCCTGCCGCTATGGCATGGCCGCCGAGCTGGTCGATCCCTTTACCGCCGAGGCCCGCCCCGTGCGCCGGATCGTCGCCGATCTGGTCGAAACGCTCATCAGGCGAGGGGTGCCCGAGGAACTCGGCTGCCTCCGAGAACTCGAGACGGTCCTCGACATGGCCGAGCAACCGACCGGCTCCGAACGCCAGGTCGCCATCTTCGAACAGACCGGCGACCTCCATCAAGTCGTCCGCCAGATGCTCGATCGTCGCCCGTTCGAGCCGCTCACGACTTCATGA
- a CDS encoding M20 metallopeptidase family protein → MVKTLSEALDASIDEMGEFLRSVRRHFHAHPELSREEFQTTLELARHLTDAGIPLEIAPTGRGIIAGPNVGIDGQPRIAFRADMDALPLQEGKLAVPYRSTRDGVMHACGHDAHSAMALGAALALHRCREYLPRPIAWRAIFQPAEETAEGAVEMIRAGAMEGVGAIIALHVDPELEVGRVAQRAGVLTADCRDVRIIIRGRGGHAARPHLSIDPIAAAAQFVTGVYQGVPRAVDVREPVVVSFGSIHGGEANNVIPDHVELEGTIRSLSQSARERACSAIQSIARAVGVATGAEVLVEFLQGIDPVINDPSIIAVMAHASAEILGADRVGSIPHPSLGGEDFAAYLALAPGALLRLGVAGASGWPSLHSPRFDIDERALVLGAKILARSVVLLWEKG, encoded by the coding sequence ATGGTCAAGACGCTCAGCGAGGCCCTCGACGCCTCCATCGACGAAATGGGAGAGTTCCTCCGGTCCGTCCGGCGGCATTTTCATGCGCACCCCGAACTCAGCCGCGAAGAGTTTCAGACCACCCTGGAACTCGCTCGCCATCTGACCGACGCCGGAATTCCACTCGAAATCGCTCCGACAGGCCGGGGCATCATCGCCGGTCCGAACGTCGGGATCGACGGCCAGCCCCGCATCGCCTTTCGGGCTGATATGGACGCCCTTCCCTTGCAGGAAGGAAAGCTCGCCGTCCCCTACCGCTCGACCCGAGACGGCGTCATGCACGCCTGTGGGCATGATGCGCATTCAGCCATGGCGCTTGGCGCCGCCCTGGCCTTGCATCGGTGCCGGGAGTACCTGCCCCGGCCGATTGCCTGGCGAGCCATCTTCCAGCCCGCTGAGGAAACCGCCGAAGGGGCCGTTGAGATGATCCGGGCCGGCGCGATGGAAGGGGTCGGCGCCATCATCGCCCTGCACGTCGATCCCGAGCTGGAAGTCGGCCGCGTGGCCCAACGGGCCGGAGTCCTGACGGCCGATTGCCGAGATGTTCGGATCATCATCCGAGGACGAGGCGGCCACGCCGCTCGGCCTCACCTGTCCATCGATCCGATTGCCGCGGCGGCCCAGTTCGTGACCGGTGTCTATCAGGGTGTACCCCGAGCCGTCGATGTCCGAGAGCCGGTCGTCGTCAGCTTCGGCTCCATCCACGGCGGCGAAGCGAACAATGTGATTCCTGATCACGTCGAGCTCGAAGGCACCATTCGATCGCTCAGTCAGTCGGCCCGAGAACGTGCCTGCTCCGCGATTCAGAGTATCGCCCGGGCCGTGGGCGTCGCCACCGGCGCCGAAGTGCTGGTCGAATTCCTCCAGGGTATTGATCCGGTCATTAACGATCCTTCGATCATTGCCGTTATGGCCCATGCCTCGGCCGAAATCCTCGGAGCGGATCGAGTCGGATCGATCCCGCATCCCAGCCTTGGCGGCGAGGATTTCGCCGCCTACCTGGCACTTGCCCCCGGCGCGCTGCTTCGCCTGGGCGTGGCAGGGGCTTCGGGATGGCCCTCGTTGCACTCTCCCCGCTTCGACATCGACGAGCGGGCTCTGGTTCTGGGGGCCAAGATCCTGGCCCGTTCCGTAGTTCTGCTCTGGGAAAAGGGGTGA
- a CDS encoding dCTP deaminase — translation MILSDREIEAAIRHGFLTIDPVPAEHLWTSTAVDLTLDATLVRWKPGGPAVRPGMPGFNIRRLLEDPDRAERVPITGEGYELQPGQFVLGYTQQAIHLPKGSRLAARVEGKSSLARLGVGVHVTAPTIHAGFGDNPDDPNDRGLPIQLEIFNLGNLTVALDVGMSICQLILEEVREAPVKGYAGQFSGQKSFTELRP, via the coding sequence ATGATCCTTTCGGACCGGGAGATCGAGGCGGCGATCCGGCATGGGTTCCTGACCATCGACCCGGTTCCTGCCGAGCATCTCTGGACCTCGACGGCGGTCGATCTGACACTCGATGCCACCCTCGTCCGCTGGAAGCCGGGAGGCCCGGCCGTGCGACCGGGAATGCCGGGGTTCAACATCCGTCGGTTGCTCGAAGACCCGGATCGGGCAGAGCGCGTGCCGATCACAGGCGAAGGGTACGAGCTGCAACCGGGACAATTTGTCCTCGGATACACTCAGCAGGCCATTCACCTGCCCAAAGGCTCTCGGCTGGCGGCCCGGGTCGAGGGCAAGAGCAGCCTGGCAAGGCTTGGCGTCGGGGTTCACGTGACCGCTCCGACGATTCACGCCGGGTTCGGCGACAACCCGGACGACCCGAACGACCGCGGCTTGCCCATCCAGCTTGAGATCTTCAACCTCGGCAATCTGACCGTTGCGCTGGACGTGGGAATGTCAATCTGCCAGCTCATCCTGGAGGAGGTCCGAGAGGCCCCGGTCAAAGGATATGCGGGGCAATTCTCGGGGCAGAAAAGTTTCACCGAACTGAGGCCGTGA
- the pstB gene encoding phosphate ABC transporter ATP-binding protein PstB, translating to MSIDQQSQPPSVDLPAPETSAVVLEARDLTVWYGSTEALHQINIAIPRNRITALIGPSGCGKSTLLRCFNRMNDLIPTFRMEGHLEFDGEEITGDQVDPVALRRRVGMVFQKPNPFPKTVYQNVAWGARINGYAGDMDELVERSLRRAALWDEVKDKLHRSGLDLSGGQQQRLCIARTLAVEPEVILMDEPCSALDPISTARVEDLMEDLKDDYTIVIVTHNMQQARRTSDMTACLMLDEDRGNSHRPGVLAEFSPTDLLFTTPKDRRTEAYITGRIG from the coding sequence ATGAGCATTGATCAACAGTCGCAACCCCCCTCGGTCGACCTTCCCGCGCCCGAGACGTCGGCCGTGGTTCTTGAAGCACGCGATCTGACCGTCTGGTACGGCTCGACCGAGGCCCTCCACCAGATCAATATCGCCATTCCTCGCAACCGGATCACCGCCCTGATCGGTCCGTCCGGCTGTGGCAAGAGCACCTTGCTCCGTTGCTTCAACCGGATGAACGACCTGATTCCGACCTTCCGCATGGAAGGCCACCTGGAATTCGACGGCGAGGAGATCACCGGCGATCAGGTTGATCCGGTCGCCCTGCGCCGCCGGGTGGGAATGGTCTTCCAGAAGCCCAACCCGTTCCCGAAGACCGTCTATCAGAACGTCGCCTGGGGAGCCCGCATCAACGGCTACGCCGGAGACATGGACGAACTCGTCGAGCGGTCCCTCCGGCGAGCCGCCCTCTGGGACGAGGTTAAGGACAAGCTCCATCGCTCCGGTCTCGATCTTTCCGGAGGCCAGCAGCAGCGCCTCTGCATCGCCCGGACCCTGGCGGTCGAGCCCGAGGTGATCCTCATGGACGAACCCTGCTCAGCGCTCGACCCCATCTCGACGGCCCGCGTCGAAGACCTGATGGAAGACCTCAAGGACGACTACACCATCGTCATCGTCACCCACAACATGCAGCAGGCTCGCCGCACGAGCGACATGACCGCCTGCCTGATGCTCGACGAGGACCGCGGCAACTCTCACCGCCCCGGCGTTCTTGCCGAGTTCAGCCCGACCGATCTCCTGTTCACCACCCCCAAGGATCGCCGGACCGAAGCGTACATCACCGGCCGCATCGGCTGA
- the pstA gene encoding phosphate ABC transporter permease PstA yields MSRPSDRMYRPRQVRRRVFGVLFAGLCLVATLSGVVILAVLLGSVLAKALSYPPNPPWYEVGQHVREFSRFMTRIATSTNSPEPSEAGFKAGIVGSLWLLVLVALIAIPTGVGAGLYLEEYAPPGRIRRIIQTNIANLAGVPSIVYGILGLVVFSRAFGFDPLALGKMLWSGALTLSLLVLPIVVIATQESLRAVPPSLRQAALALGATRWQVIRDHVLPSALPGILTGTILSLSRAIGETAPLLMVGAANSILYTPSSPSDYYTALPVEIYNFATLPREEFRTVAAGGILILLALLLSMNAVAIFLRTPTGRRLAGRGISQISRMGWAVSQTVFPSHRTRALANGDSQVGVPGPPSNPSITNPGDPHSK; encoded by the coding sequence GTGAGCCGGCCGAGCGATCGGATGTACCGGCCCCGCCAGGTCCGCCGCCGCGTGTTTGGCGTGTTGTTCGCTGGGCTTTGCCTGGTGGCCACGCTCAGCGGGGTGGTGATTCTGGCCGTCCTGCTCGGCTCGGTGCTGGCCAAAGCGCTGTCCTATCCGCCAAACCCCCCTTGGTACGAAGTCGGGCAGCACGTTCGCGAGTTCTCGCGCTTCATGACCCGGATCGCCACCTCGACGAACTCTCCCGAGCCGAGCGAGGCCGGCTTCAAGGCCGGGATCGTCGGCAGTCTCTGGCTCCTTGTCCTGGTGGCCCTGATCGCGATTCCTACCGGAGTCGGTGCCGGGCTTTACCTGGAGGAATACGCCCCTCCCGGCCGAATTCGGCGGATCATCCAGACGAACATCGCCAACCTGGCCGGAGTGCCCTCGATTGTCTATGGCATCCTCGGCCTGGTCGTCTTCAGCCGGGCGTTCGGGTTCGATCCGCTTGCGCTGGGCAAGATGCTCTGGTCCGGAGCCTTAACGCTCAGCCTCCTCGTCTTGCCGATCGTGGTCATTGCCACGCAGGAGTCGCTCCGGGCCGTGCCGCCGTCGCTTCGCCAGGCGGCCCTGGCGCTTGGGGCAACGCGATGGCAGGTGATCCGCGATCACGTCTTGCCCTCGGCCTTGCCGGGCATTCTCACCGGCACGATTCTTTCCCTCTCCCGAGCCATCGGCGAGACGGCCCCGCTCTTGATGGTCGGTGCCGCCAATTCGATCCTCTACACCCCGTCGAGTCCGTCGGACTACTACACGGCCTTGCCGGTCGAGATTTACAATTTCGCCACGCTCCCCCGCGAGGAGTTCCGGACGGTCGCCGCCGGTGGCATTTTGATCTTGCTCGCCCTCTTGCTCTCGATGAACGCGGTGGCCATCTTCCTGCGAACGCCGACCGGCCGTCGGCTCGCGGGACGGGGGATTTCGCAAATCAGCCGGATGGGCTGGGCCGTGAGCCAGACCGTGTTCCCCTCGCATCGAACCCGCGCCCTTGCGAACGGTGACTCCCAGGTCGGCGTCCCCGGACCTCCTTCGAATCCCTCGATCACCAACCCCGGGGATCCGCATTCGAAATGA
- the pstC gene encoding phosphate ABC transporter permease subunit PstC: MAPDVPPRRFWMGQSWFQRGQEFVIPPLIFLCALITVLTTIGIVAVLGVESFRFFQSSGVSVLDFLTGTTLNPKADPPKFGVLPLIWGTFVIAFGSSLVALPIGLLSAIYLSEYAPARLRAVLKPTLELLAGVPSIVYGYLALLLVTPVLKAVLEPMVRVEFYNALSASIVVGVMIIPMVSSLSEDVLSAVPRGLREAAYGLGATKFEVSTRVVLPAGLSGVLASFILAISRAVGETMAVLLAAGVKPQIVLNPLRSVETMTAYIVNTMKGEAAVGTPEHLSLYAVGLALFVVTLVMNIISGIILRHFREEYQ; encoded by the coding sequence ATGGCTCCCGACGTGCCCCCCAGACGCTTCTGGATGGGGCAGTCCTGGTTCCAGAGAGGCCAGGAATTCGTCATCCCCCCCTTGATCTTCCTCTGTGCCCTCATCACCGTTTTGACGACCATCGGCATCGTCGCGGTCCTCGGTGTCGAGTCGTTCCGGTTCTTTCAGAGTTCCGGTGTCAGCGTCCTCGACTTCCTGACCGGAACCACTCTCAATCCCAAGGCCGACCCGCCGAAGTTCGGCGTCCTCCCCTTGATCTGGGGAACATTTGTCATCGCCTTCGGCTCCTCGCTGGTGGCCTTGCCGATCGGCCTGCTCAGCGCGATCTATCTGAGCGAATACGCTCCCGCTCGGCTCCGGGCCGTGCTCAAGCCAACCCTCGAACTCCTGGCCGGGGTGCCGTCGATCGTTTATGGTTACCTCGCCTTGCTGCTGGTGACTCCGGTGCTCAAAGCCGTTTTGGAGCCGATGGTTCGGGTCGAGTTCTACAACGCCCTCAGCGCAAGCATCGTCGTGGGGGTGATGATCATTCCGATGGTCTCGTCCCTCTCTGAAGACGTCCTGTCGGCTGTCCCTCGGGGGTTGCGCGAGGCGGCTTACGGTCTTGGAGCCACCAAGTTCGAGGTCTCGACGCGGGTCGTCTTGCCGGCCGGACTTTCGGGGGTTCTCGCCTCGTTCATTCTGGCGATTAGCCGGGCCGTCGGTGAGACGATGGCCGTCTTGCTGGCCGCGGGCGTGAAACCTCAGATCGTCCTCAACCCCTTGCGATCGGTCGAGACGATGACCGCCTACATCGTCAACACGATGAAGGGTGAAGCCGCGGTCGGAACCCCTGAACATCTTTCACTTTATGCCGTGGGATTGGCGCTGTTCGTGGTCACACTGGTGATGAACATCATCTCGGGGATCATCTTGCGGCACTTCCGGGAGGAGTACCAGTGA
- a CDS encoding PstS family phosphate ABC transporter substrate-binding protein produces MATIASPSLPLQASAIFKGRLACLRRSFPARLALVVVTVSLGLAAGCEGERPVVVDGSSTVFPISVAAQVAYTRAVEGVPKITVDYHGTGGGFGRYIEGEVDIVNASRPAKAIEEERAWARGYTWSRYLVGHDGITVAVNPENTFVDSLSITQLQALFERDSTITTWRDLNPEWPDQPISFYTPDPDSGTYDTFVHEALDLSEQREDIQPSADDNVLVNGIAGDLNSLGYFGFAYYMANQDRLRAVPIRRSDDAEPVPPSIETIYDGSYVPLSRPLFIYVKDEAMKRPVTAEFVTFYLDHVAELAEQAGYVSPNLQERSENLATLGRVKATITVAETTSSVAD; encoded by the coding sequence ATGGCGACGATCGCCTCTCCCTCTCTCCCCTTGCAAGCGTCGGCGATCTTCAAGGGCCGTCTCGCCTGCTTGCGTCGAAGCTTCCCCGCGCGCTTGGCTCTGGTGGTTGTGACGGTGTCCCTGGGACTTGCAGCCGGATGCGAGGGAGAACGCCCGGTCGTCGTCGACGGTTCGAGCACGGTCTTTCCGATCAGCGTGGCCGCCCAGGTGGCGTATACTCGGGCCGTCGAGGGAGTTCCGAAAATCACGGTTGATTATCACGGGACTGGGGGCGGTTTCGGACGCTACATCGAGGGTGAGGTTGACATTGTTAATGCCTCCCGCCCCGCCAAGGCCATCGAGGAAGAACGGGCCTGGGCCAGAGGATACACCTGGTCCCGCTATCTGGTGGGTCACGACGGGATCACCGTCGCGGTCAACCCCGAGAATACCTTCGTCGATTCCCTGTCCATTACTCAGCTTCAAGCCTTGTTCGAGCGCGACAGCACCATCACCACCTGGCGAGATCTGAACCCCGAGTGGCCCGATCAGCCGATCTCCTTCTACACTCCTGATCCCGATTCGGGCACGTACGACACCTTCGTGCATGAAGCCCTCGACCTGTCCGAACAACGTGAAGACATCCAGCCGAGCGCCGATGACAACGTCCTGGTCAATGGGATCGCCGGTGATTTGAATTCGCTCGGTTACTTCGGATTTGCCTATTACATGGCCAATCAGGACCGCCTCCGGGCCGTGCCCATTCGCAGGTCTGACGACGCCGAACCGGTCCCTCCCTCGATTGAAACGATCTACGATGGCTCGTATGTGCCGCTTTCCCGCCCCCTGTTCATCTATGTCAAGGACGAGGCGATGAAACGCCCCGTCACCGCCGAGTTTGTCACCTTTTACCTCGATCATGTCGCTGAACTTGCCGAACAAGCGGGTTACGTTTCTCCGAATCTCCAGGAACGATCCGAGAACCTGGCCACCCTCGGTCGGGTGAAGGCCACGATCACCGTGGCCGAGACGACCTCCTCCGTGGCGGATTGA
- a CDS encoding tetratricopeptide repeat protein has protein sequence MRVELRSSDRQRPSVAGSAFVVVLLAGSVLMEPSAEALGQTSGDRTEAEAVPEALNFANGLFRARRFDLAVQEYQGFLATNPSPTYRAEALYGLANAHHFLQEYAEARAAFEQFLEVAPPDHPSVPTALFRVGELAYVLGDLPAALQALESYTQGSENHRYQELAWPYLGDVRFQRGDLPGARAAYEHALSRFPEGRLSDRARLYLGRVLVRQGDPKLALIRFRELLDRPEAPQRDEAFYQVGRLELEAGAFEQALEAFSALEQAIPQSAFVSRSRLGKAEALLALERFDEMVEVLEPLRNDPSPELAARASYTIGLGAMKQGRLDEAMTVFDEALERFPDTSTAPALLFRSAEASERSGELAEALARFERLVATYPDDRWVDDALLQAASLALKLSQQDRAIELARQIRQGSSDSPLHSPALLIEARASLDAQQPEEAIRLLDELLARPEAAPETTQAARYYLGLAYKAAGREEEAIRQLDELANLPDAPYAVDALYLVGQGHFDAGRFDEAIAALTRFVEARPDGDAADHALARIALGLAETGQEDRADETIAQLADRFPESPVLGPTRLRLAEKTLAAEQWDRAKRHFRALTEAENGDPDQRVRAWSGLGWALMGSERPELAVESFAKVVAEAPGDPLAAEASYVQGRALQELDRTDEAIAAFAWVATHHPDSIEAPKADLARARLLVETGQPDEAVPIFETLLASERPEPVEAVDLLLAELAWAYLDSDRIEEADQVFLRLLEEYPESPQADDARLNLAESAFQAGRFEEVITRLELLTDEGAETEPRILQAALYRTGRARAERQEWDEASRAFDRLVSDFPDGSYVREAGFWSAEVAFRKGNPEAAEAGFRALIDATPEDREAESWLPTARLRLIQALVQQERWSDVLALADALKAEVPDLPQMADLDYARGRALQSQAPPQFEEARTAYQAVIDARRGGELAAMAQFMRGETFFHQKQYEEALREFLKVDILPSYNDAPKWQALALLEAGKVYEQLDRWADAADIYERLRSRFPDEPASAEANRRLSVARRRVSGEAVGAGSGSGRRG, from the coding sequence GTGCGCGTTGAACTCCGATCCTCCGACCGGCAGCGACCGTCGGTGGCGGGCTCCGCCTTCGTGGTCGTGCTGCTGGCCGGATCGGTCTTGATGGAACCGTCGGCCGAAGCCCTTGGCCAGACATCAGGCGATCGGACCGAGGCCGAGGCGGTGCCCGAGGCGCTAAACTTCGCCAACGGCCTGTTCCGAGCCCGTCGGTTTGATCTGGCGGTCCAGGAATATCAAGGATTTCTCGCCACCAATCCGTCCCCAACGTATCGGGCCGAGGCCCTTTACGGTCTGGCCAACGCTCACCACTTTCTCCAGGAATACGCCGAGGCCCGCGCCGCGTTCGAGCAGTTTCTGGAGGTCGCGCCCCCGGACCACCCGAGCGTGCCGACGGCGTTGTTCCGGGTCGGTGAACTCGCCTACGTCCTTGGTGATCTGCCCGCTGCGCTTCAGGCTCTGGAATCGTACACCCAGGGCTCCGAGAACCACCGCTACCAGGAGCTTGCCTGGCCCTACCTTGGCGATGTTCGGTTCCAGCGAGGGGATCTTCCGGGGGCGAGAGCAGCCTACGAACACGCCCTGAGCCGCTTCCCAGAGGGTCGGCTGTCGGACCGAGCCCGGCTGTATCTGGGGCGTGTGCTGGTCCGTCAGGGAGACCCGAAGCTCGCCTTGATTCGGTTCCGAGAGCTGCTCGACCGTCCCGAGGCCCCCCAGCGGGACGAGGCGTTCTATCAGGTCGGACGGCTCGAACTGGAGGCCGGGGCCTTTGAGCAGGCCCTCGAAGCCTTTTCAGCCCTTGAGCAAGCCATCCCGCAAAGCGCTTTTGTCAGTCGGAGCCGTCTGGGAAAGGCTGAGGCGCTGCTGGCGCTCGAACGGTTCGACGAGATGGTCGAGGTGCTTGAGCCGCTTCGAAACGATCCGTCTCCCGAACTGGCCGCGAGGGCCTCGTACACGATCGGTCTTGGCGCGATGAAGCAGGGCCGCCTGGACGAGGCGATGACCGTCTTTGACGAGGCCCTGGAACGCTTCCCGGACACCTCGACCGCCCCCGCCCTGCTCTTTCGATCGGCCGAGGCCTCGGAGCGATCCGGCGAACTGGCCGAAGCTCTGGCACGGTTCGAGCGGCTGGTGGCAACCTATCCCGACGACCGTTGGGTCGATGATGCCTTGCTCCAGGCCGCCTCCCTGGCCTTGAAGCTCTCCCAGCAAGACCGGGCAATCGAGTTGGCTCGCCAGATCCGGCAGGGGTCGAGTGACAGCCCACTGCACTCCCCTGCGCTCTTGATCGAAGCCCGAGCCTCGCTCGACGCGCAGCAGCCTGAGGAGGCGATTCGGTTACTCGACGAACTCCTGGCACGTCCCGAGGCGGCCCCGGAAACGACCCAGGCCGCTCGCTATTACCTCGGGCTGGCATACAAGGCGGCCGGTCGGGAGGAGGAGGCGATCCGGCAACTTGACGAGCTGGCCAACCTTCCCGACGCCCCTTACGCGGTGGATGCGCTGTATCTGGTTGGGCAAGGTCACTTCGACGCTGGTCGGTTCGACGAGGCCATCGCGGCCCTGACCCGGTTCGTCGAGGCTCGGCCTGATGGCGACGCGGCCGATCACGCCCTGGCTCGGATTGCCCTGGGTCTGGCTGAAACGGGCCAGGAGGATCGAGCGGACGAGACGATCGCCCAGTTGGCCGACCGATTTCCGGAGAGTCCGGTCCTCGGGCCAACCCGCCTCCGGCTGGCGGAGAAGACGCTGGCCGCCGAGCAATGGGACCGGGCCAAGCGTCATTTCCGCGCCCTGACCGAAGCAGAGAACGGTGATCCGGATCAGCGAGTAAGGGCCTGGTCTGGTCTCGGATGGGCCTTGATGGGTTCGGAGCGTCCGGAACTGGCCGTCGAGTCGTTTGCCAAGGTCGTTGCAGAGGCACCAGGCGACCCGCTGGCGGCGGAAGCGTCGTATGTGCAAGGGCGAGCGCTGCAGGAACTTGATCGGACCGACGAGGCAATTGCGGCGTTCGCCTGGGTGGCCACCCATCATCCCGATTCGATCGAGGCCCCGAAGGCCGACCTGGCCCGGGCTCGATTACTGGTCGAGACCGGCCAGCCGGATGAGGCCGTGCCCATCTTCGAGACCTTGCTTGCCTCCGAGCGTCCCGAACCGGTGGAAGCGGTGGATCTTCTGCTCGCGGAACTGGCATGGGCCTACCTGGACAGTGATCGAATCGAGGAGGCCGATCAGGTCTTTCTCCGTTTGCTTGAGGAGTACCCGGAATCTCCCCAGGCCGACGATGCCCGCTTGAACCTGGCGGAATCGGCCTTCCAGGCAGGCCGGTTCGAGGAGGTCATCACCCGGCTCGAACTATTGACGGACGAGGGCGCGGAGACGGAGCCTCGGATTCTTCAGGCCGCCCTGTATCGGACAGGTCGGGCTCGGGCCGAGCGGCAGGAGTGGGACGAGGCGAGCAGGGCCTTCGACCGGCTCGTCAGCGATTTCCCGGATGGCAGCTACGTCCGAGAAGCGGGGTTCTGGTCGGCCGAGGTCGCCTTCCGCAAGGGTAATCCCGAGGCGGCCGAAGCCGGATTCCGAGCCTTGATCGACGCCACTCCGGAGGATCGGGAGGCGGAATCGTGGCTACCGACTGCCCGGTTGCGACTCATTCAGGCCCTGGTGCAGCAGGAACGCTGGTCGGACGTCTTGGCCCTGGCCGACGCCCTCAAGGCCGAGGTCCCCGACCTGCCCCAGATGGCCGACCTCGACTATGCCCGAGGCCGAGCCTTGCAAAGTCAAGCTCCCCCGCAGTTTGAGGAGGCCCGAACGGCCTATCAGGCTGTCATCGACGCTCGCAGGGGGGGAGAACTGGCTGCGATGGCTCAGTTCATGAGGGGAGAAACCTTCTTCCACCAAAAGCAATACGAGGAAGCCCTCCGCGAATTCCTCAAGGTTGATATTCTGCCGTCGTACAATGATGCGCCGAAATGGCAGGCCCTGGCCTTGCTCGAAGCAGGGAAAGTTTACGAACAACTCGATCGCTGGGCCGACGCCGCCGACATTTATGAGAGGCTCCGCTCGCGATTTCCGGACGAACCGGCCTCCGCCGAGGCGAATCGCCGGCTGTCCGTGGCGCGGCGGCGGGTCTCAGGAGAGGCGGTCGGTGCGGGTTCGGGATCGGGTCGGCGTGGCTGA